A genomic region of Luteibacter aegosomatissinici contains the following coding sequences:
- the alaS gene encoding alanine--tRNA ligase, producing the protein MKTADIRSTFLDFFRKKDHTIVPSASLVPSNDPTLLFTNSGMVPFKNVFLGSEKPGYVRAADVQRCLRAGGKHNDLDQVGYTARHHTFFEMLGNWSFGDYFKRDAIRYAWELLTEVYKLPAERLWVTVYHTDDEAYDLWNKEMGVPAERIVRIGDNKGAPFASDNFWQMADTGPCGPCTEIFYDHGPDVAGGPPGSPDEDGDRYIEIWNLVFMQFDRAPDGTLSPLPAPCVDTGMGLERLAAVLQHVHSNYEIDLFAYLIREASRLTNTADLGNKSLRVIADHIRAASFLIVDGVLPSNEGRGYVLRRIIRRALRHGWMLGVRGDFFWKMVAPLVEEMGEAYPEIAAKRAFVEQALKVEEERFGETLEHGMRLFDDIASKSGKIIPGADAFRLYDTYGFPVDLTADIARERDMTVDMEGFERAMGEQRARARAASNFSTKAQLPAEVASALQPTIFTGYDALDLADAKAVAIVRDGKSVDQLADGEEGFLLLDRTPFYAESGGQVGDTGMIRNPSGALAVEDTQKVGGAFFAHFGTWQGSAPLLKGAVVSASVDGAQRQATVLNHSATHLLHAALRTVLGDHVTQKGSLVAPERLRFDFSHFKPVTGEELAEIERMVNDEVRRNAAAEVHHMGYDDAIEFGAMALFGEKYGAEVRVLKMGDFSTELCGGTHVGRTGDIGLFKIVSESGVAAGIRRIEAVTGAGAMARVADEERILSEVSGLLAATGDDVVEKLRQLFDKQKKLEKEVESFKAKAASSASADLVDTATDVAGIKVVAARLEGLDAKSLRDSLDVLKQKLGDCAVILAGAADGRVSLVAGVGGSALGRVKAGDLVAEVASKIDGKGGGRPDMAQGGGVDSPALPGILAGIPAWVEGKLR; encoded by the coding sequence ATGAAAACCGCCGACATCCGTTCGACCTTCCTGGATTTCTTCCGCAAAAAGGACCACACCATCGTGCCCTCGGCATCGTTGGTGCCGTCGAACGACCCCACGCTCCTGTTCACCAACTCGGGCATGGTCCCCTTCAAGAACGTGTTCCTCGGCAGCGAAAAGCCGGGCTACGTCCGTGCGGCCGACGTGCAGCGCTGCCTGCGCGCTGGCGGCAAGCACAACGACCTTGACCAGGTGGGCTACACGGCCCGCCACCACACCTTCTTCGAAATGCTGGGCAACTGGTCGTTCGGCGACTACTTCAAGCGCGATGCCATCCGCTACGCGTGGGAGCTGCTCACCGAGGTCTACAAGCTGCCGGCCGAGCGCCTGTGGGTCACCGTGTACCACACCGATGACGAGGCCTACGACCTGTGGAACAAGGAGATGGGCGTCCCGGCCGAGCGCATCGTGCGCATTGGCGATAACAAGGGCGCGCCGTTCGCTTCGGATAACTTCTGGCAGATGGCCGACACCGGCCCCTGCGGCCCGTGCACGGAAATCTTCTACGACCATGGCCCGGATGTGGCCGGTGGCCCGCCCGGTTCGCCGGATGAAGATGGCGATCGCTATATCGAGATCTGGAACCTCGTGTTCATGCAGTTCGATCGCGCGCCCGATGGCACGCTCAGCCCGCTGCCGGCGCCTTGCGTCGATACCGGCATGGGCCTGGAGCGCCTGGCGGCCGTGCTGCAGCACGTGCACTCCAACTACGAGATCGACCTGTTCGCGTACCTCATCCGTGAGGCCTCGCGCCTGACGAACACGGCCGACCTGGGCAACAAGTCGCTGCGCGTCATCGCCGATCACATCCGTGCCGCATCGTTCCTTATCGTCGATGGCGTGCTTCCGTCGAACGAGGGCCGTGGCTACGTGCTCCGCCGCATCATCCGCCGCGCCCTGCGCCATGGCTGGATGCTCGGCGTGCGTGGTGACTTCTTCTGGAAGATGGTCGCGCCGCTCGTTGAAGAGATGGGCGAGGCCTACCCGGAAATCGCAGCCAAGCGCGCGTTCGTCGAGCAGGCGCTGAAGGTGGAAGAGGAGCGCTTTGGTGAAACGCTCGAGCACGGCATGCGCCTGTTCGATGACATCGCCTCGAAGTCCGGCAAGATCATCCCGGGCGCCGACGCGTTCCGTCTGTACGACACCTATGGCTTCCCGGTCGACCTCACGGCGGACATTGCGCGCGAGCGCGACATGACCGTCGATATGGAAGGCTTCGAGCGCGCCATGGGCGAGCAGCGTGCCCGTGCCCGCGCCGCCAGCAACTTCTCGACCAAGGCGCAGCTGCCGGCCGAAGTGGCCAGCGCGCTGCAGCCGACGATCTTTACCGGCTACGACGCCCTCGACCTGGCTGATGCCAAGGCGGTGGCCATCGTGCGCGACGGTAAGTCCGTGGATCAGCTGGCCGATGGCGAGGAGGGCTTCCTCCTGCTCGACCGCACCCCGTTCTATGCGGAATCGGGCGGCCAGGTCGGTGATACCGGCATGATTCGCAACCCGTCGGGTGCCCTCGCGGTGGAAGACACCCAGAAGGTCGGCGGCGCGTTCTTTGCCCACTTCGGCACCTGGCAGGGCTCGGCCCCGTTGCTGAAGGGCGCCGTGGTCAGTGCTTCGGTGGACGGCGCCCAGCGCCAGGCCACCGTGCTGAACCACTCGGCCACCCATCTGCTCCATGCCGCCCTGCGCACCGTGCTGGGTGACCACGTGACCCAGAAGGGCTCGCTGGTGGCACCGGAGCGCCTGCGCTTCGACTTCTCCCACTTCAAGCCGGTCACCGGTGAGGAACTGGCCGAGATCGAGCGCATGGTGAACGACGAGGTGCGCCGCAATGCGGCCGCCGAGGTTCACCACATGGGCTACGACGACGCCATTGAATTCGGCGCCATGGCCCTGTTCGGCGAAAAATACGGCGCCGAAGTCCGTGTGCTGAAGATGGGCGATTTCTCGACCGAACTCTGCGGCGGCACGCACGTAGGCCGCACGGGCGACATCGGCCTGTTCAAGATCGTCTCCGAGTCGGGCGTGGCCGCGGGCATCCGCCGTATTGAGGCGGTGACCGGTGCGGGCGCCATGGCACGTGTGGCCGATGAAGAGCGCATCCTCAGCGAGGTGTCGGGCCTGCTCGCCGCCACGGGCGACGATGTGGTCGAAAAGCTGCGCCAGCTGTTCGATAAGCAGAAGAAACTCGAAAAAGAGGTTGAATCCTTCAAGGCCAAGGCCGCCAGCTCGGCCTCGGCCGATCTGGTCGATACCGCCACGGATGTCGCCGGTATCAAGGTCGTTGCCGCGCGCCTGGAAGGCCTCGACGCCAAGTCCCTCCGCGACAGCCTGGACGTGCTGAAGCAGAAGCTGGGCGACTGCGCCGTCATCCTGGCGGGCGCGGCCGACGGCCGCGTATCGTTGGTGGCAGGCGTTGGCGGCTCGGCCCTGGGCCGCGTCAAGGCGGGCGACCTGGTCGCCGAGGTAGCCTCGAAGATCGATGGCAAGGGCGGCGGCCGCCCGGATATGGCGCAGGGCGGTGGCGTGGATAGCCCGGCCTTGCCCGGCATCCTGGCCGGCATCCCTGCCTGGGTCGAAGGCAAGCTTCGCTGA
- a CDS encoding regulatory protein RecX: protein MRSRRRNPGAGEQGGENTPDRPARTAYDKALGLLARREHSRRELRQKLDRGGFARDEAADAIERLEGQGYQDDGRFAEALVRSRVGQGYGPARIRAELRSQGISDARIRELLENADVDWHDLAANQLRRRYGSASADPAERARRAQFLLRRGFAAATVRVLTHADAEDPDDD from the coding sequence ATGAGGTCGAGGAGGCGTAATCCCGGGGCGGGCGAGCAGGGTGGCGAAAACACCCCGGATCGCCCGGCCCGCACGGCTTACGACAAGGCGCTGGGCCTGCTGGCCCGGCGCGAGCACTCTCGCCGCGAACTCCGGCAAAAGCTGGATCGCGGCGGTTTTGCGCGTGATGAGGCCGCCGATGCCATCGAGCGGCTGGAAGGCCAGGGCTACCAGGATGACGGGCGCTTCGCCGAGGCGCTGGTCCGTAGCCGGGTAGGGCAGGGTTACGGGCCGGCCCGCATCCGCGCCGAGCTGCGCAGCCAGGGCATTAGCGATGCCCGGATCCGCGAACTCCTTGAAAACGCGGACGTCGATTGGCACGACCTGGCCGCGAATCAGCTCCGCCGACGCTACGGATCGGCCTCCGCCGACCCGGCGGAACGGGCACGGCGGGCGCAATTCCTCTTGCGTCGCGGCTTCGCCGCCGCCACAGTACGTGTTCTTACCCACGCCGATGCGGAAGACCCCGACGACGACTGA